One window of the Deltaproteobacteria bacterium genome contains the following:
- a CDS encoding protein jag, giving the protein MGTYEFEGKTTEEAIQNASRELNLPVEELDIDIIEPGSAGIFGLVGGKKAKIRVTFKEITEEETEPVDQEEIIDNLQDALGEPQAQGEKAIPDETDRTLSVAQETLEKILNLIPVDATIRASQSDGKINLNIEGDRSGLLIGRKGKTLDALQFIVNKIVNKALDKKINVVVDSENYRKRREESLVQMAHKMGEKAKRLRKPITTNPMNPRDRRIVHLALKDDPQLDTRSRGEGLMKKVVIIPKK; this is encoded by the coding sequence ATGGGAACCTACGAATTCGAAGGTAAAACAACGGAAGAGGCCATCCAGAATGCTTCCCGCGAGTTGAATCTGCCCGTTGAAGAACTCGATATCGATATCATTGAGCCGGGGTCCGCAGGAATTTTCGGACTAGTCGGCGGCAAGAAGGCAAAAATCAGAGTGACCTTCAAGGAAATCACTGAAGAAGAAACAGAACCGGTTGATCAGGAAGAGATAATCGATAATCTACAGGATGCTCTGGGGGAACCGCAAGCTCAAGGTGAAAAGGCAATCCCTGATGAGACCGATCGAACCCTGTCCGTGGCACAGGAAACCCTGGAAAAAATCCTGAACTTGATTCCGGTAGACGCGACCATCCGTGCCTCCCAGAGCGACGGAAAGATCAACCTCAACATCGAAGGGGATCGATCCGGTCTTTTGATCGGTCGGAAAGGGAAAACCCTCGACGCTCTCCAATTTATCGTCAACAAGATCGTGAACAAGGCCCTGGACAAAAAGATCAACGTGGTCGTCGATTCCGAGAACTATCGGAAAAGGAGAGAAGAATCCCTCGTCCAGATGGCCCACAAGATGGGAGAAAAGGCCAAGAGGCTGAGAAAACCCATAACCACCAATCCCATGAACCCCCGCGACCGGCGAATCGTTCATCTTGCCTTGAAGGATGACCCCCAACTGGATACGAGGAGTCGGGGGGAAGGCCTGATGAAAAAGGTGGTCATCATACCCAAGAAGTAG
- a CDS encoding YdcF family protein, which translates to MKGGRESGRETGGYVPDGTVQPGERKPPSPTKASRAKWVLFISAIFYLLLASYYGSILAFMGRYLIVSHPLRKADLVVCLSGRNIERGLASADVYKAGYAAKVFMAREMPPDGYSILRERGITYPETVDLLKRMLVALGIPDSALIVSENPVKGTFEEAMVVRRYVRRHGLHSLILVTSPTHARRAWLTFRRVFKEDSVWIGVHPTPYSRFNPQDWWTQRRYLKEVTLEYQKLLYYLLMNRL; encoded by the coding sequence TTGAAAGGCGGGAGAGAATCGGGGAGGGAAACCGGGGGGTATGTCCCGGACGGGACGGTCCAACCGGGCGAGAGGAAGCCTCCTTCGCCCACAAAGGCATCGCGGGCCAAGTGGGTCCTTTTCATTTCGGCGATCTTCTACCTTCTCCTTGCCAGTTATTACGGATCCATCCTGGCCTTCATGGGGCGGTACCTGATCGTATCCCATCCCCTCCGTAAGGCCGATCTGGTTGTATGCCTTTCCGGTCGAAACATCGAGAGGGGGCTGGCGTCGGCCGATGTTTACAAGGCCGGATATGCGGCCAAGGTATTCATGGCGCGCGAGATGCCTCCCGACGGGTATTCCATTCTGAGGGAGCGGGGAATTACCTACCCGGAAACAGTGGACCTTTTGAAAAGGATGCTCGTGGCCCTGGGCATCCCGGACTCCGCCCTGATAGTCTCTGAGAACCCCGTCAAGGGGACCTTTGAGGAGGCCATGGTCGTAAGGAGGTACGTGAGGCGGCACGGATTGCATTCCTTGATTCTCGTCACCTCTCCTACCCATGCCCGGCGGGCCTGGCTGACCTTCAGGAGGGTATTCAAGGAGGATTCCGTCTGGATCGGGGTCCATCCTACTCCCTATTCCCGTTTCAATCCTCAGGACTGGTGGACCCAGAGAAGATACCTGAAGGAAGTGACCCTGGAGTATCAGAAATTGCTCTACTACTTGTTGATGAATCGGTTGTGA
- the yidC gene encoding membrane protein insertase YidC — protein MEKRTIIAFVLSFLVLIFWSTLFQPPPRTSREGEEKAKTDLKTAAAPSRENSSLGQSDNTKALQGEGDRLIAPLAENAEAKKVIVDTPLYRAEFSTAGPTITSFKLKRYRQSTAKGSPPVELVHLKNSSGGLVEMAFQPITARNPQRIIYQTDQESIILKEGSSPQDLIFRAVTAEGLILTQTFRIHPDKYPIDLNLVFKNSTNRSLDGKVSGSIQNLPPEKSGGYSSFSGLALLLDEKLKEVPPKKMKDEKSFSGRIDWMAYEDHHFMTALIPEIREKAQARGRLTPSGAVVGTYASSPFSIPPGGVFTARFTLYLGPRDLTILKSLGKDLDRAINFGWFDWIAKPLLYTLRFFYKYVGNYGVAIIILTVLIKILFWPLTHKSYKSMKEMQKLQPHMARLREKYKNNKEQLNKELMSLYKTYKVNPLGGCLPMLIQIPVFFALFRILGNAIELRHAPFVLWINDLSAPDRLFHFPFKIPLMAPPYGIPVLTLLMGASMLIQQKMTPTPGDPAQAKLMMFLPLVFTVMFINFPSGLVLYWLTNNILSIGQQYRIMKSSS, from the coding sequence ATGGAAAAAAGAACGATTATCGCCTTTGTCCTGTCTTTTCTTGTCTTGATCTTTTGGTCTACCCTTTTCCAACCCCCCCCTCGAACATCCCGCGAGGGGGAGGAAAAGGCGAAAACCGACTTGAAAACGGCCGCTGCGCCTTCCCGAGAAAACTCATCTCTGGGGCAATCCGATAATACAAAGGCCTTGCAAGGGGAAGGAGATCGACTTATAGCCCCTCTTGCTGAAAACGCCGAGGCCAAGAAAGTCATTGTCGATACCCCCCTTTACCGGGCGGAATTTTCAACGGCCGGCCCCACGATCACCAGCTTTAAGCTCAAACGCTACCGCCAATCCACGGCCAAGGGTTCTCCGCCCGTCGAACTGGTGCATCTTAAGAACAGTTCAGGTGGATTGGTTGAAATGGCATTTCAACCTATCACAGCCAGGAATCCGCAACGGATCATCTACCAGACGGACCAGGAATCTATCATTCTGAAGGAGGGATCCTCGCCCCAGGATCTCATCTTCCGTGCGGTCACTGCAGAAGGGCTTATCCTGACCCAGACCTTCCGCATCCATCCGGACAAGTATCCCATCGACCTGAATCTGGTCTTCAAAAACAGCACTAACCGATCCCTGGACGGGAAAGTGTCAGGATCCATCCAAAACCTTCCGCCGGAAAAAAGTGGAGGATATTCTTCCTTCTCAGGCCTGGCCCTTCTTCTGGATGAAAAACTGAAGGAGGTCCCCCCCAAGAAGATGAAGGATGAGAAGTCCTTCTCCGGCAGGATCGACTGGATGGCATACGAGGATCACCACTTCATGACGGCCCTCATCCCAGAAATCCGCGAAAAGGCCCAAGCCCGAGGACGACTTACGCCTTCAGGCGCCGTTGTGGGAACCTATGCGTCTTCACCCTTCTCGATCCCCCCCGGCGGGGTCTTTACAGCCCGCTTCACCCTCTATTTAGGTCCCCGTGACCTGACCATACTAAAGTCCCTTGGAAAAGATCTGGATCGTGCCATCAACTTCGGCTGGTTCGACTGGATCGCCAAGCCCCTTCTCTATACCCTCCGTTTCTTTTATAAATACGTTGGAAATTACGGGGTGGCGATCATCATCCTCACGGTGCTCATCAAGATTCTCTTCTGGCCCTTGACCCACAAGAGTTACAAGTCCATGAAGGAGATGCAGAAATTGCAGCCCCACATGGCCAGATTGAGGGAAAAATACAAGAACAACAAGGAACAGCTCAACAAGGAATTGATGTCCCTTTACAAGACATACAAGGTCAATCCACTGGGAGGGTGTCTCCCGATGCTCATCCAGATCCCAGTCTTTTTCGCCCTTTTCAGAATCCTTGGGAACGCCATCGAATTGCGCCACGCACCCTTTGTCCTTTGGATCAATGACTTGTCCGCGCCTGACAGGCTTTTCCACTTCCCCTTCAAGATCCCCTTGATGGCTCCCCCTTACGGTATTCCCGTGCTCACACTGTTGATGGGGGCATCAATGCTCATCCAGCAAAAAATGACACCAACACCGGGAGATCCCGCCCAGGCGAAACTCATGATGTTTTTGCCCCTCGTTTTCACCGTCATGTTCATCAATTTTCCTTCCGGTTTGGTACTGTATTGGCTAACCAATAACATCCTGTCGATCGGCCAGCAGTACCGCATCATGAAAAGTTCGTCATAA
- the thiD gene encoding bifunctional hydroxymethylpyrimidine kinase/phosphomethylpyrimidine kinase, whose protein sequence is MKFVLTIAGSDSCGGAGMQADIKTITSLGAHALSVLTALTAQNSMGIAECLEVPAQFVRRQFESILEDVTPDAVKIGMLGTGENVREIAGLIGEGGIGPIVLDPVLKASTGSHLLDPEAVSELKEVLFPLVSVVTPNLEEAEALTGLRIGALEEMEEAARLIKRRGPDVVIKGGHLEGDPVDLVLAGREIHVLRGERLKSKHTHGTGCVFSSSLTVFLAEGEKLPQAARRAKAFTRKAIEGGYSCGRGSGPVNPGIVE, encoded by the coding sequence ATGAAATTCGTTCTGACCATAGCCGGTTCCGATTCCTGCGGGGGAGCCGGAATGCAGGCCGACATCAAGACCATTACCAGCCTGGGTGCCCATGCCCTGAGCGTCCTGACGGCCCTCACCGCACAGAACTCTATGGGTATTGCAGAGTGCTTGGAAGTTCCGGCACAATTTGTTCGAAGGCAGTTTGAGTCAATCCTGGAGGACGTCACGCCGGATGCCGTAAAGATCGGAATGTTGGGGACCGGGGAAAACGTAAGGGAGATCGCCGGATTGATCGGGGAGGGCGGAATCGGCCCCATTGTGCTGGATCCTGTTCTGAAGGCCTCGACTGGTTCCCATCTATTGGATCCGGAAGCCGTTTCCGAACTGAAGGAGGTGCTCTTTCCCCTGGTATCGGTCGTGACCCCCAACCTGGAAGAGGCTGAGGCGTTGACAGGCCTGAGGATCGGCGCCCTGGAGGAAATGGAAGAGGCCGCAAGACTCATCAAGCGTCGGGGGCCGGACGTGGTGATCAAAGGGGGGCACCTGGAAGGGGATCCCGTGGATCTTGTATTGGCCGGGCGAGAAATCCACGTTTTAAGAGGCGAAAGATTGAAGTCGAAGCACACCCACGGTACGGGGTGCGTCTTTTCTTCCTCATTGACGGTTTTCCTTGCTGAGGGAGAAAAGCTTCCCCAGGCGGCACGCCGCGCCAAGGCCTTCACGAGGAAGGCTATCGAGGGAGGGTATTCCTGCGGGAGGGGCAGCGGGCCCGTAAATCCGGGAATCGTTGAATGA
- a CDS encoding adenylate/guanylate cyclase domain-containing protein has translation MKKIFKTLFSLNPISITTGLILLVLVIFLAGVSLLDLLEWKAYDLRFLSKGVKKPSEEIVLAAIDEKSLDLVGRWPWPRNRIAELVDLISRDGAKVIALDLVLSEPEDSQVLSLIKDLNREIRSLGIRDPRLDAYIRRNGIKADNDLFLARSLEGSASKVILGYFFHMEQDDPDHPLPGKGLEESLRAIASSKYPLIKKTGLGALPEEIFLNAYAPESPLPILSRAADGTGCISVIPDPDGVIRWFPLVVKCGEGLYMPLSLQALWQYLDKPQLMVRINDYGIDGIQMGRTFIPTEESGQFLINYLGPPKTFPHYSAADILQKKFSKGTFTNKIVLVGSTAKGTFDTRNTPFGPGFTGLEIHATVMDNILKKDFLRKPRWAVTHDLLAIVILGLLTGLGLPRLSAIRGFLYAMGLFLVHILIGRWLFIHHGYWVNLVYPLLTVLLVYTSLTLFYYFTEERERKKVKNAFSYYVSGAVANEMLKTPGKLKLGGEKKNLSVLFSDIRGFTTISEGLSPEELVRLLNEYLTVMTDIVFKYEGTLDKYIGDAIMAVFGAPLDQADHAHRACTTALDMVQALKGLNEKWVEEGKRPLEIGIGINSGMMMVGNMGSEQRFDYTVMGDAVNLGSRLEGANKRYGTRILISEFTYERVRDDFTCMELDSVRVKGKQKPVRIYQLLGPMDMDESKKEVVALFHKGLDFYRQQRWDEARRIFQRIVEMDGELRAARIYVKRCLRLKAHPPGTDWDGVYVMSTK, from the coding sequence ATGAAGAAAATTTTTAAAACCCTTTTCTCTTTGAATCCGATCTCCATCACGACGGGCCTCATTCTCCTGGTCCTGGTGATCTTCCTCGCGGGCGTTTCCCTCCTGGATCTCCTGGAATGGAAGGCCTATGATTTACGGTTTCTTTCTAAAGGTGTCAAGAAACCCTCGGAAGAAATCGTCTTGGCGGCCATTGATGAGAAGAGCCTGGATCTGGTAGGGCGGTGGCCCTGGCCCAGGAACCGGATCGCAGAACTCGTCGACCTCATCTCCAGGGATGGAGCCAAGGTCATCGCCCTGGACCTGGTCCTCTCCGAACCGGAAGATTCTCAGGTTCTCTCTCTCATCAAGGACCTGAACCGGGAAATCCGCTCCCTCGGAATTCGGGATCCCCGCCTCGATGCCTATATTCGCAGGAACGGCATCAAAGCTGACAACGATCTCTTTCTGGCCAGAAGCCTCGAAGGATCCGCCTCCAAGGTGATCCTGGGCTACTTTTTTCACATGGAACAAGACGACCCCGATCATCCACTGCCGGGAAAAGGTCTTGAGGAAAGTCTCAGGGCCATCGCCTCGTCCAAATATCCCCTGATAAAAAAAACCGGCCTGGGAGCCCTGCCGGAAGAGATCTTCCTGAATGCCTATGCCCCAGAAAGCCCCCTTCCGATCCTGAGCCGGGCCGCGGACGGCACCGGCTGCATCAGTGTCATTCCGGATCCGGACGGGGTGATCCGATGGTTCCCCCTGGTCGTAAAGTGCGGGGAGGGCCTATACATGCCCCTTTCCCTCCAGGCCCTTTGGCAGTACCTGGACAAGCCCCAGCTCATGGTCCGAATCAACGACTACGGCATCGACGGCATTCAAATGGGAAGGACTTTCATCCCCACCGAGGAGAGCGGCCAGTTTCTCATAAATTATCTGGGGCCTCCCAAGACCTTTCCCCATTATTCCGCGGCGGATATCCTTCAAAAAAAGTTTTCCAAGGGGACCTTCACCAACAAGATCGTGCTGGTGGGATCCACGGCCAAGGGGACCTTTGATACGAGAAACACCCCTTTCGGACCAGGGTTCACCGGTCTTGAGATCCATGCTACGGTCATGGACAACATTCTCAAAAAGGATTTCCTGCGAAAGCCCCGATGGGCCGTCACCCACGATCTGCTGGCCATCGTCATCCTGGGGCTCTTGACCGGATTGGGCCTCCCGCGGCTCAGCGCGATAAGGGGATTCCTTTACGCCATGGGGCTCTTCCTTGTCCATATCCTCATCGGCAGGTGGCTTTTCATCCACCACGGGTACTGGGTCAATCTGGTCTATCCGCTCCTCACTGTGCTTCTGGTTTACACGTCCCTTACTCTGTTTTACTACTTCACGGAGGAACGGGAGAGGAAGAAGGTCAAAAACGCCTTCAGTTACTATGTCTCCGGGGCCGTTGCGAATGAAATGTTGAAAACCCCCGGAAAACTTAAGCTGGGGGGAGAGAAGAAAAATCTCTCCGTTCTTTTTTCAGATATCAGGGGATTCACGACGATCTCCGAGGGCCTGTCTCCGGAAGAGTTGGTGCGCCTCCTGAATGAATATCTCACCGTGATGACCGATATCGTTTTCAAATATGAGGGGACCTTGGACAAATACATAGGAGATGCCATCATGGCCGTGTTCGGCGCCCCCCTGGATCAAGCCGATCATGCCCACAGGGCCTGCACCACCGCCTTGGACATGGTGCAGGCCCTTAAAGGACTCAACGAGAAATGGGTCGAGGAGGGGAAAAGGCCGCTTGAGATCGGGATCGGTATCAACTCGGGGATGATGATGGTCGGCAACATGGGATCCGAACAGCGCTTCGACTATACAGTCATGGGAGATGCAGTCAATCTCGGATCGCGCCTCGAAGGAGCCAACAAGCGGTACGGGACCCGCATATTGATCAGCGAGTTCACCTACGAGAGGGTGAGGGACGATTTCACCTGCATGGAATTGGACAGTGTTCGGGTCAAGGGGAAGCAGAAGCCGGTTCGGATCTACCAATTGCTGGGGCCGATGGACATGGACGAAAGCAAAAAGGAAGTAGTGGCCCTCTTTCACAAAGGGCTGGATTTCTACCGGCAGCAGCGCTGGGACGAAGCGCGGCGTATCTTTCAAAGGATCGTGGAGATGGACGGAGAACTGCGCGCAGCCCGAATCTACGTGAAACGCTGCCTGAGACTCAAGGCCCACCCGCCTGGAACGGATTGGGACGGCGTTTACGTCATGTCAACAAAGTGA
- the mnmE gene encoding tRNA uridine-5-carboxymethylaminomethyl(34) synthesis GTPase MnmE, whose amino-acid sequence MNGKPLDDTIAAVATPIGQAGIGIIRLSGPRALEIAKRIFIPRKKTQHLKSHRLYLGSLVDPRSGAMIDEVLLSYMKAPRSYTREDVVEINSHSGFLLLSRILEIVLQEGARPADPGEFTFRAFMNGRIDLTQAEAVVDLIHSRSQRGLQLASQQIAGRLGEKISAFRRILIDILARIEVAVDFPEEEDALLDREETARKMEWDILHPMEEIMTAHQQRKVWMEGLRTVLVGRVNVGKSSLLNRLLNEEKAIVTPIPGTTRDIIESTLYIDGIPLRLMDTAGFRKVQGEVERLGIRMAERKLAEADLSLIVLDRSRPLAPEDLDILARADKKKSLVILNKIDLPPRIEEKKVLDLVEDVPLVKVSALTGHGINQLQKAVRDRVLSGETDTSTSPIAPNLRQKNALEEASVYFKRAIKVLKEGLPLDLVAVEIQGGMEALGAIIGETAPEEILDRIFSRFCIGK is encoded by the coding sequence ATGAACGGAAAACCCCTGGATGATACGATCGCCGCCGTGGCCACTCCCATCGGACAGGCGGGTATCGGCATCATCCGCCTCAGTGGCCCCCGCGCCTTGGAAATCGCCAAGCGCATCTTCATTCCCAGGAAAAAAACCCAACACCTCAAAAGCCACCGCCTTTACCTGGGTTCGCTGGTGGACCCCCGGTCCGGGGCCATGATCGATGAAGTCCTGCTGAGCTACATGAAGGCCCCCCGCTCCTACACGCGGGAAGATGTCGTGGAAATCAATTCCCACAGCGGCTTCCTGTTGCTCTCCAGGATTCTCGAGATCGTGCTCCAGGAGGGGGCGAGACCCGCGGACCCCGGAGAATTCACCTTTCGTGCCTTCATGAACGGAAGGATCGATCTCACCCAGGCCGAGGCGGTCGTGGATCTGATCCATTCCCGGTCTCAACGGGGATTGCAGTTGGCATCCCAGCAGATCGCCGGCCGCTTGGGAGAAAAAATCTCCGCCTTCCGTCGGATCCTCATAGACATCCTCGCCCGCATCGAGGTGGCCGTCGACTTCCCGGAGGAAGAGGATGCCCTCCTTGACCGGGAGGAAACAGCCCGCAAGATGGAATGGGATATTCTCCACCCGATGGAGGAGATCATGACCGCCCACCAGCAGCGGAAAGTATGGATGGAGGGACTGCGCACCGTTCTCGTCGGGCGGGTCAACGTGGGGAAATCCAGCCTTCTCAACCGCCTCCTGAACGAGGAAAAGGCCATTGTCACCCCCATACCGGGAACCACGAGAGACATCATCGAGTCCACACTCTATATCGACGGCATTCCCTTGCGGCTGATGGATACGGCCGGGTTCAGGAAGGTCCAGGGAGAAGTAGAGAGACTGGGGATCCGTATGGCTGAGAGAAAACTCGCCGAGGCCGATCTCTCTCTCATCGTCCTGGATCGGAGCCGTCCCCTGGCCCCGGAAGACCTGGATATCCTGGCAAGAGCCGACAAAAAGAAGAGCCTGGTCATCCTGAACAAGATTGATCTTCCCCCGAGGATCGAAGAAAAAAAGGTGCTGGATCTGGTCGAAGACGTGCCTTTGGTCAAAGTATCGGCCCTGACCGGACACGGGATCAATCAGCTTCAAAAGGCAGTCCGGGACCGGGTTCTGAGCGGTGAGACGGATACCTCCACCTCCCCCATCGCTCCCAACCTGAGGCAAAAAAATGCTTTGGAAGAGGCTTCGGTTTATTTCAAGAGGGCGATAAAGGTCCTCAAGGAAGGCCTCCCCCTGGACCTGGTCGCCGTGGAAATCCAGGGGGGCATGGAAGCACTCGGAGCCATTATAGGGGAAACGGCCCCGGAGGAGATCCTGGATAGAATTTTCAGCCGCTTCTGCATCGGCAAGTGA
- the thiC gene encoding phosphomethylpyrimidine synthase ThiC — translation MTQMSKARAGIITPEMEAVAAREQVDVQWLRDKIAEGKVVIPANVNHSGLEPCGIGEGLTIKVNANIGTSSDRADLQEELEKLEAAEEAGADSVMDLSTGGDIGFFRKNILARTSKPLGTVPIYQAVVDTVNERGGLIHLTVDKIFEVIEEQAADGVDFMTVHCGVTRAALEMLRDQGRITGIVSRGGAFLTTWMLHHDKENPLYENFDRLLEIAVKYDVTLSLGDGLRPGCLADATDRAQIHELMTLGQLTRWAWEKDVQVMIEGPGHVPLNQIRANILLQKQLCHGAPFYVLGPLVTDIAAGYDHVACAIGGAVAGEAGADFLCYVTPTEHLCLPRPEDVREGVIVTRIAAHAADIARGNAMALERDREMSVARGKLDWEKQLEFVIDPKKARKLREENPPGEDDVCTMCGKFCAIKTVKDYLRK, via the coding sequence ATGACACAGATGTCAAAGGCTAGGGCCGGCATCATCACACCTGAGATGGAGGCGGTAGCCGCCCGGGAACAGGTGGATGTGCAGTGGCTCAGGGACAAAATTGCTGAAGGTAAAGTCGTCATTCCCGCCAATGTCAATCATTCGGGCTTGGAGCCCTGCGGTATAGGGGAAGGATTGACGATCAAGGTGAACGCGAATATCGGCACTTCATCCGATAGGGCCGATCTCCAGGAGGAACTGGAGAAGTTGGAGGCCGCCGAAGAGGCCGGAGCGGACTCAGTGATGGACCTTTCGACAGGTGGGGATATCGGCTTTTTCAGAAAAAATATCCTTGCCCGTACCTCGAAACCCCTTGGAACGGTGCCGATCTACCAGGCCGTGGTGGACACGGTGAACGAGCGGGGAGGGCTCATCCATCTCACCGTGGACAAGATCTTCGAGGTCATAGAGGAGCAGGCCGCCGACGGGGTGGACTTCATGACGGTGCATTGCGGGGTGACCCGGGCCGCCTTGGAAATGCTAAGGGACCAAGGGAGGATCACGGGAATCGTAAGTCGCGGCGGCGCGTTTCTGACAACCTGGATGCTCCACCACGACAAGGAAAACCCCCTGTATGAGAATTTCGACAGGTTACTGGAAATCGCGGTGAAGTATGATGTCACCTTGAGCCTCGGGGACGGTCTGAGGCCGGGGTGTTTGGCAGATGCAACGGACAGGGCCCAAATCCATGAACTGATGACCCTCGGACAACTGACCCGTTGGGCTTGGGAAAAGGACGTCCAGGTCATGATCGAAGGTCCGGGACATGTCCCCTTGAATCAGATCCGGGCCAACATCCTTTTGCAGAAACAGCTTTGCCACGGGGCGCCTTTTTACGTGCTCGGGCCCTTGGTCACCGATATCGCGGCCGGTTACGATCACGTGGCCTGCGCCATCGGGGGGGCTGTCGCTGGAGAGGCCGGAGCGGACTTCCTCTGTTACGTCACCCCGACGGAGCATCTCTGCCTGCCAAGACCCGAGGACGTGAGGGAGGGGGTAATCGTTACTCGGATCGCTGCCCATGCCGCCGATATCGCGCGCGGAAATGCGATGGCCCTTGAACGGGACAGGGAGATGTCTGTGGCAAGGGGCAAGCTGGACTGGGAGAAGCAATTGGAGTTCGTGATCGATCCGAAAAAGGCCAGGAAGCTCAGAGAAGAAAACCCTCCGGGCGAGGACGATGTGTGTACCATGTGCGGGAAGTTCTGCGCCATAAAGACGGTGAAGGATTATTTGCGGAAATGA
- a CDS encoding PLP-dependent aminotransferase family protein: MPRPIELLYSRTTASMKHSFIREILKVTKGVPGMISFAGGLPSPDAFPKKLLADLFFKVLREEGDEVLQYGASDGDMVFKEIIKDFEEVPYLSNSEIMITVGSTNGIYYFTRTLVDPGDYVICEAPGFPGSLAAMEACGARMIGVEMDEFGMIPEQLEMTLKGLFDGGRSVKFIYVIPEFQNPTGKTMDLQRRRRIIEIAMEFDLPILEDQPYRELRYSGERIITLWELARTEFDDPKRVTIAKSFSKILGPGLRLGFAAGPPEILGPMVKWAQKSTVSPDCVTQRVTARFIERGLMREHIRKIIDLYRPRRDAMLEALDAHMPPDARWTVPEGGMFIWVSLDQGLNTDRLFDRALEHQVAFIPGSKFYPEGIVKSNELRLNFSYTDVDLIHEGIKRLGNLLC, translated from the coding sequence ATGCCCCGTCCCATAGAGCTGTTATACTCCAGGACCACCGCGTCCATGAAACACTCCTTTATTCGGGAGATCCTGAAGGTGACCAAGGGTGTCCCCGGTATGATTTCCTTCGCCGGGGGCCTTCCGAGTCCGGATGCCTTTCCGAAAAAGCTTCTTGCCGATCTCTTCTTCAAAGTCCTTCGCGAGGAAGGCGATGAAGTCCTTCAGTACGGCGCCAGCGACGGTGACATGGTCTTCAAGGAAATCATCAAGGATTTCGAGGAGGTCCCCTATCTTTCAAACAGCGAGATCATGATCACCGTGGGGTCCACGAACGGCATTTACTACTTTACGAGGACCCTTGTGGACCCGGGGGATTACGTCATCTGCGAGGCACCCGGGTTCCCCGGCTCCCTTGCGGCCATGGAGGCATGCGGAGCGCGAATGATCGGTGTCGAGATGGATGAGTTCGGCATGATCCCTGAACAACTGGAAATGACCCTCAAGGGGCTCTTTGATGGGGGTAGATCCGTCAAGTTCATCTATGTGATCCCCGAATTTCAGAATCCGACGGGTAAAACCATGGATCTCCAACGCCGCCGAAGGATCATCGAGATTGCAATGGAATTCGACCTGCCTATTCTCGAGGATCAGCCCTATAGGGAGCTCCGTTACAGCGGCGAGAGAATCATCACTCTCTGGGAACTGGCCAGGACGGAGTTCGATGACCCCAAACGGGTCACCATTGCCAAATCCTTCTCCAAGATCCTGGGCCCCGGGTTGAGGCTGGGATTTGCGGCGGGCCCACCAGAGATACTCGGCCCCATGGTCAAGTGGGCCCAGAAAAGTACCGTAAGTCCCGATTGCGTAACTCAACGGGTAACCGCGCGATTTATTGAAAGGGGCCTGATGCGGGAGCACATCAGGAAAATAATCGACCTCTACCGTCCCCGCAGAGACGCCATGCTGGAAGCCCTTGATGCCCACATGCCGCCGGATGCACGATGGACCGTTCCGGAGGGAGGGATGTTTATATGGGTGAGCCTTGATCAAGGATTGAATACCGACAGGCTCTTCGACAGGGCGCTCGAGCACCAGGTGGCCTTCATTCCCGGGAGCAAGTTCTACCCGGAGGGAATCGTGAAGTCCAATGAGCTGCGACTGAATTTTTCCTATACTGACGTGGACTTGATTCACGAGGGAATCAAGCGGTTGGGGAATCTGCTCTGTTGA